The nucleotide window CGAGAGGGAAGCACACAACTACTCCGAGCAAGATGAGTCGAATGAAGAAGAATAATACTAGCAATATGATCATCTACTGTTGATGACCGAAGTTTAAACACTAACCTATGTATGCGCTTCGGGCGATGAGGAGGTAGAAATTAACGCTGTCTTTAAGCAAGAACTCATTTGTATTCAAACGTGGGAGTATTAATGTTATTCATAAATCCAGTGTTTGTGACTGAAAAATTAACAATAACTATAACGAATGAAGTTAAAAAACAGACATATGTAAAGAAGATTAAAATAGCTAATCCTTCTTTTTTTTCTGACTTCTTCCAAGCAAGACTAAATATTTACAGTGATCAACTTAGCAATAAACAGAAATCAAATTACACTAACGAATATATAAGCACCGCTATATGAAAGTTATTACTACTCTACCTGATTGGAGCATTCATTTTGAGCAAATAGCAAGTGATAGTAAATGGCATTACGTATGGCGGCATAAAGGCAGCTATCTATTACGTGTTTGTTCTATGGAACTCCAACCTTGGGGAAAACCTTGTGTTATCAATATCCGAGAACAAAAATATAAATCGGATAAAATCAAATTTACGAATCGGATAGATTTACAAGTATTAGAGATTAATGACATTGAACATGCAGTAAGAGGAGATATTCTCTTAGAAACTCCTTTTATGGGCATTCCCCATAGTACCCAATCCACATTACGTTTTTACGCCATTCCTTGTACTGATAAAAAAGATATTGTTCTCAATATTATGCTTGCTGTCATTTCTAAATAATAACTAATGTTAATTACTTTTTAGGTAACTCATCTTCTGCATCCAGATAATCAACAATTATCCGGGTAAGGAAATCCATCTCCGTTAAGCCAGACGAGCGCGATCGCCTGATTCAGCTTCTCCTCATACTCAACAGGCATTTTCACCGTCCGTACCTTCCCACGCTGAACGCCATAAAATCTACTGTTCTTCCGTAGCGATTCTTTTTTATGATCCGGTGGGGTAGCGATCGCCTGGTCTAAATCCCAGCCTCTCGAAACCCTGTTGTACAATGTTGTCCGCGAAATTCCATTCGCCAGAGCTTTTTCGTAGTATTTTTCCGGTATCTGTGGCATAACAATTACTTCTTCGCCTTCGGGTCAAGCCCATACTCTCGCTCCACTGCCGCCAATAGCTTCGCCTGCAATGCCGACAAATACGGTTTGGCTTGTTTCCCTAATCCCTGCAATAGCCAATCCACAGCTTCATCACGTAGAGCCACTTCATTCAGTTGCCGCAGCCGCATACATAACTGCTCCATAAATTTGCAATCATCCTCCAGCAATTCTAGTGATTTCAAATGCTCAACTTTAGCTGTATAGTCGCCATCCCAGGTTTGTAGTGTGCAACTATACTGACCAACATGTGTCACTACACCCCAATACCCAGATTTTCCCCTCAAGTCCGGGTTGTCTTTAGGATGCAGGACGCAAATTTCACCTACTCGGTAAGGATTAGGAACTGGGGTGCGATCACGGATCTTATCCACAATATCTTGTACTATGCGCCCAGAAGGAATTTTACCCCCCGCTTCTTTAACTGCTCGTTGCCATACTTTTTGCTGTTGAGACGGTTTTAAATTTATTAATGGCCTTACTTGTCTTTCGTTCGTCGGCAAAATGTGATCCATTGGATCACATTTTTCTTTCAGATTATCAAACACTACTGCTGCATCCATCAATAAATAAGGCTGTCTGCGGCTATAACCAAACCTGTCTTTGCAATATTCCTCAAATGTTTTGTGCGTTGAACGGTATAACCTGCGATCGCGTAACTCTTTCAATGCCTTCCCCGCTTCCACAAACGCGCTCTCCACTTTTCGCTCCAAGTTCAGGCGATCGCGCTGTTCCTCCTCGGTCATCTCTGGCACTTCCACCGCGTCCACATCAACCGTGACTGCGCTTGGATTCTCTGGCTCTTGTGCTGACTTTAGGGCTGGCTTTGGTTTATCAGGAGTTGCAGGAGTTGTCGGGGTGAGTCTTTTGCGCTTGGAAGTTGGTTGGTTCATGCAACCACCTCCAGACTGTAGGTGGTTGAACGGGTATTTACTTGTGTCATCATATTATTAACGTTTTCGTTTATCCCCATCCTTTTTCTAGGTTGGGGTTTTTCATCTATTTCTTATATATTTGCATTTCTTCTTAAATGGGTAAACATAAGAAAAAGCAAAAGAATGTCCCCCCGTGGTTGGCGCACGAGAATCTGTTTATCCCTAAAACTAGCCAGTAGATAACTACAGATACACGCAATTCGCAATTCGCAATTCGCAATTCGCAATTAATGAACACCTACTTATGTAGCGAAGAGGTATGTATATCATCTATGATATATATTTAACTTTTAACGTTTAAATATAGAGCTTGTAAGCTATCACACCAGAATCTGTATAATAAGGGTAGCCAAAATCCTTTCGCAATAAGAATTTTCTTTTATCTCACTATGCACCTTAATGTTTTTCACCTTATCTCAAATTAGTCAAATCTTCAATTGCGAATTGCGAATTGCGAATTGCGAATTGGTATCAGTTGCTCATCGCCTGAAAATTTCTCAAGCTACCAAGGTCTACAACGAGCAGTCTTGGGACGAGGAGTGGGACGAAGCTCTGGATGAAGAAGAAATTTTTGATGGAACAGTTGGCTAAAGTTAAATATTTCAGTAGATTACTGGTTAATTTACTTATATCTGTGGTAGTAATATTAAGTCCGTTGTGTCTAAGTATAGATTATTTATGTACTATGTATGAGATATGGTCTTACTTATCCCCGCCTCACCTACTGTGAACGGGGTTTTTCATCGCTGTTTATTTCCCTGAATCAGCTTTTGTGATGAATACAACTATCATTAATCATTTATCAATTTTTCTCTCAATCTCACAGTGTAGATCAGCCATTATTTTGCTCCCAATTCAAAGCTAAATTCATTTTTCAGTCCAGACTTTCTACCTTTACAAATATGAAACCCATCAAAAAGGCCGATTTACGCATTCTCAAGAAATCTGCCCACTCACAGCCAGTACAAGAGCCAGAGCCGATAGTTGAGACTATCTCTAATGATGAGCCTTTCATTGAACAGCAACCACCACAGCCACAACTAAATTTAGATGTCCCAACCCCAGATTTCTATCCCCATCATCTTCCCGCCTACGATTCTCCTCTAGTACAGTCTGTCGGTAACTCTGGTTGGCAAGTCTCCGACATCTGGCGTGATCTGCGGGTTGATGGCTTTTGTGATTGATCTGTTATCAATTCATGTTTGTCGTGAATCCTTCTAGTTTTAGGCTACTGTATCTTCATTAGATTCATGAAAACCTAATCCCATACTTATCAAGGCACTGGTTGTTAACAAGAGTATTAACTTCCGGTGCATATACACTCTACAAAAATCGCTAGTTGATTTCCCTTTTTGGCTTCAAACTTTACTTTCTGAAACACTCTCATGATGAGTTAGAAATTATTATAAACATTTGTTTTATATGCGCGAGAAAGCTTTAATAGTCTTTTTAATTAAAAGCTAACTGATTAAACGCTTATAAACATATATGTAGGATTAGCTTTGCTTATAGTCTTAATGAATATCTTATTTCTTTTTATATATCTTTAGATAGATGAAATATTAATCTCAAAGCGAAATCACATAAAGAAGATTTTTTCACAGCTTTTTTCTGAACTTCAGACAAAAAATCAATCAAGTTACTTGCTAAATTGTTCATAATATGTAAAATTTTTAGATAGGTTTTTAATAATCTATATTTACAACACTTTTGAAGTAAGTGAGGTAAACCAATTTACTAAATTCTTTAAACTTTGATTTTGAATTGATTGCTGTACCTCATAAACATCGAACTTGCTGTGAAAACTAGCTTACAAAACAATTCTTGCTTTTTTTAGAAACATAAATAGTATTATGAATGACTTTGAACTAAGGGGAATTAATCATTTAGCATTAGTTTGTAGAGACTTTCAGGAAACTATAAATTTTTATACCGTTACGCTTGGACTTAAGTTAATTAAAAATATTGATTTACCATCTGGTGGTAAACATTTTTTCATTGATATTGGAAATAATGACACTTTAGCTTTTTTTTGGTCAACCAAAGCTCCTGAATCTGTACCCGGTATTTCATCAGTGCGTCCAGACGCTTTTTTAACAGGAGATATCATAACAGCTCATGGGTCTATGAACCATGTAGCCTTTCATGTTCCCCTAGAAAAACTAGAAGAGTATAGAACAAAACTTATAGATAAAGGAGTACAAGCAACACCAGTATTGCATCATACAGATGTTCCTATGTCCTCTTTTTATTTTTTTGATCCAAACGGAATACTACTAGAATTTGCTGCTAATCTACAGCCTTTAAACGAATTAAACACTGAGTCGCAAGTTCAATAAACCACATCTTTTCTACAGATTGCAGATAGTAAAGACAGTAGCAGAGTATATAAGTAATCTTGCTATACTCTGCTTTTGAAGCATTTTACTAATTCGTTCTATGAACAATGAACAAAAAATTAAACACATTATACACAAGAATAGTTTTTTCATTTACAAGTTTTATATGTTTTATTCCAATATGCCAAGCCCAAATTAATGCCGATAATAGCTTGCAAGATAAAACCCTTGTGAATGTACGAGGTAATATTACATTTATTGAAGGTGGAACTCAACTAGGAAACAATCTATTTCATAGTTTTCAAGATTTTTCAATTAATAATGGAGATATTGCTTATTTCAATAATGCTCTTAATGTCCAAAATATTATTAGTAGAGTTACGGGAAATTCTATTTCTAATATCAATGGGATAATCCGAAGTAATGGTCGAGCAAATTTGTTTATTATCAACCCCAACGGATTTTTTTTTGGGAATAATGCTAGTTTAAATATTGGTGGTTCTTTTTTAGCAACTACAGCCAATAGTATTTGGTTTTCTAATGATATAAATTTTAGCGCTAATCATAATCCGCTTGACCCTTTGTTAAAAATTAGCGTTCCTTTAGGGTTGGTTTTTACAGGTAACTCTAGAGATATCAAAGTTCAAGGTAATGGACATAATATAAATAGAATTGCCAATAATAACCTCGATTTTATTACTCCTATAGATGCCAGGAGATTTTCTGGATTACAAGTACAAACAGGAAACAGTATTGCTTTAATAGGAGGAAATGTATCGCTAGACGGTGGTATATTAAGTGCAAAAAATGGACAAGTACAAATTGGCAGTGTGCAGAGTGGATATGTTGCTTTAGAGCAAAGCGATAATAACATAAATTTTAATTTCAGCAATGTCAATACTTTTAACAATATAGTATTAACAAATAATTCTTTATTATTTGTTAATAGCAACTTAGGTTCAAGAAACACTATTAATATTCAGGGTAAAAATATTAATGTTTTAAGTGGCTCATTAGTATTTGCACAGAATCATGGCTTTAGAACTGGCTCTATAAAAATTAGGGGTCAAGCCTTAAATATTCAAGGCGCATCAAATTTAGCTTTAAGCGCAATATATACAAGCAACTTTGGAGCTACTCTTGGAGAGTCTATTGAACTTGACGCAAACGATATAACTATTCAAGGTGGACAAATAGCAACTACTACTTTTACCAATGCTCCTAGTGGGCCAATCTTTATCAATTCAGATTCTTTAAAAATTTTCGGCGAGGTTCCTTCTTATGCTAATCCTGACGGCTTAGGTGGAATAAATACTTTCAGTTATAGTTCTGGAAAGGGCGGAGATATTACAGCTAAAATTAACAATATAATAATAGGACTAGATGGAGTTTTGAATACTATTGCGACTGGTTCAGGTGCGGGAGGAAATTTATTTTTAGACTTGGAAAATCTTATCCTTAAAGACGGCGGAGCTTCATTAGGTTCTAGCACTTTTCGTAGTGGACACGGTGGCAACGTTTTTATTAAAAGTCAGAACATAGATATATCAGGACAATCACCATCATTACGTGCTAGTAATATTACGTCATCAACTTTTGGTAATGGCAACGCTGGCAATATAGACATAGGTACTTTAAATTTAATTATTAGTAATGGAGGAGGTATAAGTAGTAGTACACTTTCTGCGGGAAATGCTGGTAATATTAACATTAACTCAAGTAATTCAATAAATGTAGTAGGTACGAATCTTAATTCAAAATCACCAAGTTTTATTGATTCGTCAAATTTTCTATTGGTCGATCTAAATTTGCAAAATTTATTGTATCGGCAACCTCCTGTACTTATCGGTCAGGCGGGCAATATATTTGTTAATACAAATATTATAAATATAAGTAACGGTGGTTTGATTAGCGCCAGAAATCAAGGGCTTAATGATGCAGGCAATATTAAGATTAATGCGAACACAATAAACATTAACAATCAAGGAGAAGTTAACGCCACCACAGCAATTGGGGAGGGAGGTAATATTACTTTCAATTCTAGAAATTTATTCTTGAACAACGGAATTGTTTCAGCCACGGCAGGAGGTTCGGGCAATGGTGGCAATATTATTGTTAATACAGGCATCCTAGTAGGCTCAAATAACAGCCAAATCGTAGCCAATGCCTTCGAGGGTAGAGGAGGTAAAATCCAAATTAATGCTCCAGGTTTTTTCTTATCATCAGATAGTCGAATAGATTCTAGATCACAAAGAGGGATTGACGGAACAGTTGACATCAATGCAAATGTCTTTTTAGCCCAAACTCCAGTTAAATCACAGGCATTTCAAGAGTCACCGCAGATTGTTTCCACCTGCCAAGGAAGGTCAAATACAAAAGGAAATAATGAATTTATCATTACTGGTACAGGAGGATTACCAACAAGTTCAGAACAATTACCCGATGTTGAATCTACTTGGCAAGCAAACTCGACTGAGAACATCTCTTACATAGAACCAACAGTAGATAATGAAATCATAGAAGTGCAAGGATGGGTAAAAAATTCAGATGGCTCAATCACATTAACTGCCCAAGCAAATCCGGTAAGTGCCAATGCAAATCAATCTGCAAGTTCTTGTAATTATCAACCAAAACCCAAGGTCTGATGAAAAATCAACAATTGCTCAAGTACCTGCTCATGGTGGCAGTTAGTTGTTTGTTAGCTATCAATGAGCCAACATCATTGATGGCTCAAGCGAATGATGAAGAATTACAACAAGCACAATCACTGATTCAACAAGGACAAAAACAGTTAAATCAAGGACAGGCATCACAAGCATTACAGTCTTGGCAGCAAGCAACGCAAATTTATCGACGGCTTCAAGATGAACAGGGAATAAAAGGCAGTCTGATCAATCAAAGTATCGCATTGCAAACATTAGGTTTAACCCCTCGTGCTTGCAATGTACTGATAGAGGCATTGAAACTAAATTCTGCCTCCGGAATTTGTACTTCTCCAACGCCATCTAATGAAACTACAAAACTGTTCGAGCTATTTGACAAAAAAACAGTCTCATCGCTTGATTTGTTGGCATTACAAAATTTAGGTAATGCACTGCGTAAGTTAGGAAAACTTACTGAATCAGAAGCAGTATTGAGCAAAACTCTTATGCTCTCTGAAAAACAGCCTAGTTTCAATACTAGTTCAGTCTTATTAAGCTTAGGCAATACTAAATTTTCTGCTTATAAATTCTTCAAAGATAAATATCTGCAAGTAGAAGAACCCGCATTCCGCCAACAGATATCCAACTTAAGCCAACAAAAAGCATTAGAAGCGATTGAGATATATCAACAAATTCTTAGCCAGAAGAATATAACTTCTTCTATCAAGTTACAGTCACTCGTACAAAAGTTAAGCTTGTTATTAGATTATAACCAGTGGCTAAATAATACTAAATCTCAAAACCCTTCCCTAAAACATGAGCAGCAAGTTCAAGAGACAGTCAATGTTTTATTAAATAATTCTTATCTATTTGAAGAAGTCCCAATAAATGAATCAATTTATTCTCAATTAAATTTTGCTAAAAGTTTAAATCAAATTCCTGATAAAACACTAAATTCATTAGCTATAAAATATGCCTTAGCAAGTTTACGAAAAGCCAATAGTATAAATAATAAAAGATTAATCTCGTATAGTAGTGGTATTTTAGGAGAGCTACAGCCAGAAAAAGCTCATACTTATTTAAGTGAAGCGCTAAGTATAGCTCAATCGATCCAAGCCTGGGATATAGCCTATCGATGGCAACAACAATTAGGTAAATTGTATAAACAACAAAGAAAGAATCAAGAAGCTATTACATTTTATGAAGCAGCTATTGAAAATTTAAGTAAAGTTAGAGATAACCTTTCCACAAATAATTTAGATTTACAATTCTCATTTTATGAAAAAGTCGAACCTATCTATCGAGATTATATACGCTTACTAATTAGCAGTTCTCATCCTCAACTAGATAAAGCAATTCAAGTTTACGAACAACTGCAATTGGCAGAGTTAGAAAATTACTTAAAATGTGGCAAGCTGGAATTTATACCTATAAATAGTATTGCTAATCTAAAAAATAAGCCGACAGTAATTAATATTATAGACTTAGGTGAAAGCATTGAAGTAATTGTTCGCTCACCAAATCAATCATTACATCACCACTCAGTCAATGCCAAAACTATCAAAATTAATCTTGAAGATTTTTTAAATACTTTACAAGATGAAGAATTTGCTGATATCGAAAAATCTGTAATTATTACTCATTCGCAAATATTGTATCAAGAACTAATTGCACCCATTAAAAAATATTTACCATCATCTGGAACACTGCTTTTTACTCTTGATAATTCTTTCCAAAGTATTCCGATGAGTCTACTTCACGATGGGAGAGATTACTTGTTTAAAAATTATAGTATTACAACCACATTAGGTTCTCGAATCCGACCACCCAAAGCTTTGCTCAAAGAACAGCTAAATGCTCTCATTGCTGGGCTTTCTCAATTTAGTCCTAGTTTTCATTCAAAAAACGCCCCTCCAGGATTAAAACCTTTACCAGAAGTAGAAAAAGAAGTAGTTGATGTTAAACAACAGACTAGAGGATCAATTAAGTTACTAAATGAACAATTTACTAGTGACAATTTTCAACAAGAATTGAAAACGGCTAAATTTCCTATTGTTCATGTGACTACTCACGGTCAGTTTAGTTCTGACCCTGAACGAACAGTACTATTAGCTTGGGACAAACCCATTAACATTCGAGAATTTGATGGCTGGTTGAAAGTCCAAAATAATCAAGACCCTATTGAGTTATTAGTTCTCAGCGCGTGCCAAACTGCTAAAGGTAACAAACGCTCTACTTTAGGCATCGCTGGGGTAGCCGCGCAAGCTGGCGCAAGAACTACACTTGCTTCTTTGTGGTTAGTAGATACTGAATCTACCGCTATGCTTGTTGAGCAATTTTATAAAGGTTTAAACAACAACCTCTCTAAAGCCGAAGCTCTACGACAAGCACAACTAAGTTTACTTTCTCATCCTCAATATCAGCACCCTTATTACTGGGCCGGATTTGTTCTGGTTGGCAGTTGGCTTTGAGCTAAGGCCGACAAACGTTCTTGCACCAACTCCACTTCACTAGGTTTTTTTTGGAACCTAGCTAGTTGAAGTGCTTTAGTGTATGCAGTTTTTGCTTCTTGAGGCATCCATGCCTCTACATAGCGATCGCCTAAGATGCGGTAAAGGCTAGGATTAAAACTGCCTGCGACAACTCGTGTCTCTAATGCCTTGATGGTGTCGTTGAGCAGTCTCTGGGACATATAGATTGCATCTAAGTCAATGTAGGCTGTTTCATC belongs to Nostoc sp. NIES-3756 and includes:
- a CDS encoding CHAT domain-containing protein, with the translated sequence MKNQQLLKYLLMVAVSCLLAINEPTSLMAQANDEELQQAQSLIQQGQKQLNQGQASQALQSWQQATQIYRRLQDEQGIKGSLINQSIALQTLGLTPRACNVLIEALKLNSASGICTSPTPSNETTKLFELFDKKTVSSLDLLALQNLGNALRKLGKLTESEAVLSKTLMLSEKQPSFNTSSVLLSLGNTKFSAYKFFKDKYLQVEEPAFRQQISNLSQQKALEAIEIYQQILSQKNITSSIKLQSLVQKLSLLLDYNQWLNNTKSQNPSLKHEQQVQETVNVLLNNSYLFEEVPINESIYSQLNFAKSLNQIPDKTLNSLAIKYALASLRKANSINNKRLISYSSGILGELQPEKAHTYLSEALSIAQSIQAWDIAYRWQQQLGKLYKQQRKNQEAITFYEAAIENLSKVRDNLSTNNLDLQFSFYEKVEPIYRDYIRLLISSSHPQLDKAIQVYEQLQLAELENYLKCGKLEFIPINSIANLKNKPTVINIIDLGESIEVIVRSPNQSLHHHSVNAKTIKINLEDFLNTLQDEEFADIEKSVIITHSQILYQELIAPIKKYLPSSGTLLFTLDNSFQSIPMSLLHDGRDYLFKNYSITTTLGSRIRPPKALLKEQLNALIAGLSQFSPSFHSKNAPPGLKPLPEVEKEVVDVKQQTRGSIKLLNEQFTSDNFQQELKTAKFPIVHVTTHGQFSSDPERTVLLAWDKPINIREFDGWLKVQNNQDPIELLVLSACQTAKGNKRSTLGIAGVAAQAGARTTLASLWLVDTESTAMLVEQFYKGLNNNLSKAEALRQAQLSLLSHPQYQHPYYWAGFVLVGSWL
- a CDS encoding two-partner secretion domain-containing protein, which codes for MNKKLNTLYTRIVFSFTSFICFIPICQAQINADNSLQDKTLVNVRGNITFIEGGTQLGNNLFHSFQDFSINNGDIAYFNNALNVQNIISRVTGNSISNINGIIRSNGRANLFIINPNGFFFGNNASLNIGGSFLATTANSIWFSNDINFSANHNPLDPLLKISVPLGLVFTGNSRDIKVQGNGHNINRIANNNLDFITPIDARRFSGLQVQTGNSIALIGGNVSLDGGILSAKNGQVQIGSVQSGYVALEQSDNNINFNFSNVNTFNNIVLTNNSLLFVNSNLGSRNTINIQGKNINVLSGSLVFAQNHGFRTGSIKIRGQALNIQGASNLALSAIYTSNFGATLGESIELDANDITIQGGQIATTTFTNAPSGPIFINSDSLKIFGEVPSYANPDGLGGINTFSYSSGKGGDITAKINNIIIGLDGVLNTIATGSGAGGNLFLDLENLILKDGGASLGSSTFRSGHGGNVFIKSQNIDISGQSPSLRASNITSSTFGNGNAGNIDIGTLNLIISNGGGISSSTLSAGNAGNININSSNSINVVGTNLNSKSPSFIDSSNFLLVDLNLQNLLYRQPPVLIGQAGNIFVNTNIINISNGGLISARNQGLNDAGNIKINANTININNQGEVNATTAIGEGGNITFNSRNLFLNNGIVSATAGGSGNGGNIIVNTGILVGSNNSQIVANAFEGRGGKIQINAPGFFLSSDSRIDSRSQRGIDGTVDINANVFLAQTPVKSQAFQESPQIVSTCQGRSNTKGNNEFIITGTGGLPTSSEQLPDVESTWQANSTENISYIEPTVDNEIIEVQGWVKNSDGSITLTAQANPVSANANQSASSCNYQPKPKV
- a CDS encoding VOC family protein; this translates as MNDFELRGINHLALVCRDFQETINFYTVTLGLKLIKNIDLPSGGKHFFIDIGNNDTLAFFWSTKAPESVPGISSVRPDAFLTGDIITAHGSMNHVAFHVPLEKLEEYRTKLIDKGVQATPVLHHTDVPMSSFYFFDPNGILLEFAANLQPLNELNTESQVQ